Proteins encoded in a region of the Rickettsia tillamookensis genome:
- a CDS encoding type II toxin-antitoxin system RatA family toxin, which yields MAFFQETKILPYKPQELFDLVWDVESYPKFLPWCSASRIISENNQEVIAELVIQLKGFSEKYNSRVTSEITYDGIYLINTLAISGPFEYLKSTWQFVPCTAGTELKFFISFKMKSLILDKLIGTYFTKATEKMIIAFEKRAKETVKKY from the coding sequence ATGGCCTTTTTCCAAGAAACTAAAATTTTACCTTATAAACCACAAGAATTGTTTGATTTGGTGTGGGATGTAGAGTCTTATCCTAAATTCTTGCCTTGGTGTTCTGCTTCTAGAATCATTTCAGAAAATAATCAAGAGGTTATTGCTGAATTAGTAATTCAGTTAAAAGGCTTTTCAGAAAAATATAACTCACGAGTTACAAGCGAAATAACGTATGATGGAATATATTTGATTAATACATTAGCTATTTCAGGACCTTTTGAATATTTAAAAAGTACTTGGCAATTTGTTCCATGCACGGCAGGAACTGAATTAAAATTCTTTATTAGTTTTAAAATGAAGTCCTTAATACTGGATAAATTAATTGGTACTTATTTTACCAAAGCAACCGAAAAAATGATTATAGCTTTTGAAAAGAGAGCTAAAGAGACTGTTAAGAAATATTAA
- the nusB gene encoding transcription antitermination factor NusB produces the protein MSSNKINKKSIARIAAVQAIYQNILQNNDDMDDIMQNVLSFYQNNNSITDSPENLKISLSISHFKMLVKSVFENINKLDEIIDNHLTNDKDPAHMPILLRALLRVSICELLFCPTTPAKVVINEYTDIANDMLNENEIGFVNSVLDTIAKEHTRLI, from the coding sequence ATGAGTTCAAATAAAATTAATAAAAAGTCGATTGCACGTATTGCAGCAGTGCAAGCTATTTATCAAAACATATTGCAAAATAACGACGATATGGATGATATCATGCAGAATGTACTTTCTTTTTATCAAAATAATAATTCTATAACAGATTCACCTGAGAATTTAAAAATATCACTAAGTATAAGTCATTTTAAAATGCTGGTAAAGTCAGTATTTGAAAATATTAATAAACTAGACGAAATTATCGACAATCATTTAACAAATGATAAAGATCCTGCACATATGCCGATCTTACTCCGAGCTTTATTGCGGGTTAGTATATGTGAGCTATTATTTTGCCCTACTACTCCTGCTAAAGTAGTAATCAACGAATATACGGACATAGCAAATGATATGTTAAATGAGAATGAAATTGGTTTTGTTAATTCCGTATTAGACACAATAGCCAAAGAGCATACTCGTTTAATTTGA
- a CDS encoding DUF378 domain-containing protein, with protein sequence MLINTSNNPLITTIHLLSSIGAINWGLVGLFNFNLVTLLFGSFPIIVTILYIIIGFCGVYSFLCLGKLFCKPGIEKAK encoded by the coding sequence ATGTTAATAAATACTTCTAATAATCCGCTTATTACTACTATACATTTATTATCTTCTATAGGTGCTATAAATTGGGGCTTAGTCGGATTATTTAATTTTAATTTAGTCACACTTTTATTTGGCTCATTTCCAATTATTGTTACAATACTTTATATAATTATAGGCTTTTGTGGTGTATATTCTTTCCTTTGTTTAGGTAAGCTATTTTGTAAACCCGGAATAGAAAAGGCGAAGTAA
- a CDS encoding DUF1674 domain-containing protein — MDDKKDNNILEEENLQLNSQSFRQDEFKSKSTGRTYVREYRLNSKNSPVSNFVNDAVPKEIGGVKGLEPTRYGDWQHKGKVTDF; from the coding sequence ATGGACGATAAAAAAGATAATAATATATTAGAAGAAGAAAATTTACAGCTAAATTCACAAAGCTTCAGACAGGATGAATTTAAGAGTAAGTCTACGGGGCGTACTTACGTCCGTGAGTACAGACTTAACTCAAAAAATTCGCCTGTATCAAACTTTGTGAATGACGCTGTACCAAAAGAAATCGGCGGTGTTAAAGGACTAGAACCGACAAGATACGGCGATTGGCAACATAAAGGTAAAGTAACTGACTTCTGA
- a CDS encoding RlmE family RNA methyltransferase, protein MTNNLSGYRNKFVRVKTSKKRTVSSSNWLRRQLNDPYVAKARIEGFRSRAAYKLLEIHEKFKLFNSNMKIVDLGAAPGGWSQVASKLIKASDNSLNNKIISIDLLEIEPIAGVEFFQKDFFKENTEELIIQALDGKADIVMSDMASNTIGHKATDHIRTLLLCEQAFEFALKVLKPSGHFIAKIFRGGAENELLNKVKREFRTVKHFKPSSSRSESTEIYLVALNKK, encoded by the coding sequence ATGACAAATAATTTAAGCGGTTATAGAAATAAATTCGTTAGAGTTAAGACTTCTAAAAAACGTACCGTCTCTTCTAGTAATTGGCTTAGACGCCAATTAAACGATCCGTATGTTGCAAAAGCACGTATAGAAGGCTTTAGGTCGAGAGCTGCATATAAACTACTTGAAATCCATGAAAAATTTAAACTTTTTAATTCTAACATGAAAATTGTTGATCTAGGAGCAGCTCCTGGGGGGTGGAGTCAAGTAGCTTCCAAGCTTATTAAAGCTTCAGATAATAGCTTAAATAATAAAATAATCTCTATCGATTTGTTAGAAATCGAACCTATTGCCGGAGTTGAGTTTTTTCAAAAAGACTTTTTTAAAGAAAATACGGAAGAATTAATTATTCAGGCTTTAGACGGTAAAGCTGATATAGTAATGAGTGATATGGCATCAAATACCATAGGTCATAAAGCTACAGACCATATAAGAACCTTACTTTTATGTGAACAAGCTTTTGAATTTGCTTTAAAAGTACTAAAGCCCTCAGGTCATTTTATTGCTAAAATTTTTCGTGGCGGTGCAGAAAATGAATTATTAAATAAAGTGAAGCGTGAATTTAGAACGGTGAAACATTTTAAACCTTCATCCAGCCGTAGCGAATCTACGGAAATCTATTTAGTTGCTCTAAATAAGAAATAA
- a CDS encoding 16S rRNA (uracil(1498)-N(3))-methyltransferase, with protein MKYNRIYINSHLAENIKIELAGDHIHYVKTVLRLKVNDGLRIFNGTDGEFLAQITDIGKHNLSVRLKEQLKKPYTESALTLAVAIIKQDKLMLAINMATQLGITKIIPLITRRCQFRTVNIERLTKCVIEATEQSERLTPPIIEKAITIQDYLKENNNLMLYANEHEKEENSILRILSSLSNSDITIIVGPEGGFTNDELVLLASYKNTKSISLGSNILRAETAAITAIAQVRLLSRHCE; from the coding sequence ATGAAATATAATCGTATCTATATTAATAGTCATTTAGCTGAAAATATCAAGATAGAATTAGCAGGTGATCATATTCATTATGTTAAAACGGTGCTACGTCTTAAAGTAAATGATGGTTTGCGTATCTTTAACGGTACGGATGGAGAATTTTTAGCACAAATTACCGATATAGGTAAGCATAACCTATCGGTTAGGCTTAAAGAACAGTTAAAAAAGCCGTATACAGAATCTGCGTTAACTCTTGCTGTTGCTATAATAAAGCAAGATAAATTAATGCTTGCAATAAATATGGCTACGCAACTCGGTATAACTAAAATTATTCCGTTAATTACTAGGCGGTGTCAATTTAGAACGGTAAATATCGAACGTTTAACGAAATGTGTTATTGAGGCAACAGAGCAATCAGAACGTCTTACTCCCCCGATAATTGAAAAAGCTATCACAATACAAGATTACCTTAAAGAGAATAATAATTTGATGTTATATGCTAATGAACATGAAAAAGAAGAAAATTCTATATTACGAATTTTATCATCACTTAGTAATAGTGATATAACTATTATTGTAGGACCGGAGGGAGGCTTTACTAATGATGAGCTGGTACTTCTTGCCTCATATAAGAATACAAAATCTATAAGTTTAGGAAGTAATATATTACGTGCTGAAACAGCAGCAATAACTGCTATAGCACAAGTGAGGTTGTTAAGTCGTCATTGCGAGTAG